GCCACTACTTATCGTTGCAATGGTTGGTGCATTCATCGTTGCTGCTGGTATCGCTGTTCAGTTCTACATGGGCTACGTGAGCTTCAGAGATCGTAAGCAAAATATGGACGTAACTGGTGATCCGTGGGATGGTCGTACTCTTGAGTGGGCTACTTCGTCACCTCCTCCATTCTACAACTTTGCTAAGCTGCCTAAAATCCATGACCGTGATGAGCATCATTACAAGAAAGAACATGGCATTGCTTACCAAAAGCCTGAGAAGTACTCAAAGATCCACATGCCTTCAAATACATGGGCTGGCTTTGTGATCAGTGCATTCTCACTATCTTTAGGTTTCGGTTTCGTATGGCACATCTGGTGGATGGTTATTGCTAGCTTCATCGGTATCGTAGCTTCTTGGATTGCGTACTCATTTGATCGCAACAAAGACTACTACGTACCAGTAGATCAAGTTGAAGAAATCGAGTCAAAGCACTTGGCAGCTGTTGCAGAACACGCAGCTAATAAAGGCAAGTAGAGGAAAGTTTTAAATCATGTCAAACGATCACGTAATCGCAAACGACGCTCACGATCATCACGATGATCATGAGCATCATGATACCGGTGGTGATACTATATTCGGATTCTGGATATATATCATGAGTGACTGTATTTTGTTCGCAACATTGTTTGCAACATATGCAGTACTAAGTGGCGGCTTCGCAGGCGGCCCTACACCAAAAGAGTTATTTGACCTTAATCTAGTTGCAGTTGGTACTGCGTTCCTACTATTCAGTAGTTTTACGTTTGGTATGGCAATGCTTCAAGCCAACCAGCGCAAGATGAAAGGCATGATCACTTGGTTGGTCATCACATTACTTCTAGGCCTTGGTTTCCTTGGCTTAGAAATGTATGAGTTCTGGCACTTCAGTACACTTGGTGCTACGCCGCAAACAAGTGGTTACTGGTCTGCATTCTATGCACTAGTAGCAACACACGGTTTGCACGTATTCGGTGGTATCATCTGGATGCTTGTTCTATTCGTTCACTTCAAGCGTGACGGATTTAGTGAAGATAACTTGGTAAGACTATCTTGCCTAAGCTTATTCTGGCACTTCCTAGACATCATCTGGATCTGTGTATTTAGCGTTGTGTACTTAGTAGGAGTGATGTAATGGGCCACACTAATAATGAACATGGCACTGGCGGTGCATCTCACGGTAGCGTTAAAGAGTACACGATAGGTTTACTTCTATCTCTAGTACTAACTGCTATTCCGTTTTTAGTTGTAATGTACGATATGGCATCTCCAGCTATCACGCTTGGGATCATCCTAGTTACAGCTATTGCACAGCTATTTGTACAACTTGTATTTTTCTTACACATGAACTCATCTTCTGAGCAAATATGGAACACTACTTCAGCCGCGTTTATTGTGTTGACAGTGGCCATAGTTGTGATTGGCTCCATTTGGATTATGGAGCACCTAAATCACAACATGCTCATGGGACATTAAAATGTTAAGAAGTTACCTGTTAATTACAAAACCAGGCATTATCTTTGGTAACTTAATCACTGCGGTTGCGGGCTATGTGCTCGCAGCCAAAGGTAATATTGATTTCGTTACATTTACAGCAATGATAGTGGGTACAGTGTGTATCATCGCCTCTGGTTGCGTTTTTAATAATGTGATTGACCGTGACATCGACCAGTTGATGTCACGCACAAAGTACCGAAAGCCACTCTTAGAGTCGATTTCGGTGAACAAAGCTTTGGCTTATGCAACCCTTTTGGGTTGCATAGGTTTCGCCTCATTAGCACTGTACGCATCAATGATGAGCTTTTATTTCGGCGTGCTAGGCTTCGTGGTATACGTTGGTCTTTACACGCTTTATTATAAAAGAAAATCTATATACGGTACTTTTGTAGGCAGTATTTCTGGCGCATGTCCTCCTGTTATGGGGTACTGTGCTGTTAACGGTCAATTTGATATTGGCGCAGCTGTTATCTTAGCAATTTTCTGTATTTGGCAGATCCCGCATTCTTATGCGATTGCTATTTACCGATTCAAAGATTACAAAGACGCAAATATCCCAGTTTTACCAATCGTCAGTGGTGTTGAAGTTGCTAGAAAACACATGATTGGCTTTATTGTTGCCTTTACTGTACTTGCACTTTCGCTATTCACGTTAAACTATGTCGGTGCTATTTTCGCGACACTTACGTTTATCATTGGTTTGATCTGGCTATTGAGCACAATTTTCGACTTCCACCGTATGGACAATCATACTTGGGCAAAACGCGTATTTATCTTATCGCTTGTTGCCATTACTTCTATGAGTGTTCTGATGTCTGTTGATTTTGCTCACATTGACCCAACCACTTATGTAACAGCAAGGTAGAGTTATGAAGCAGTTTAAAGCCGCTCACTTACATTGGATTACGTCTTTTCTTGGTATCATTGGACTCATTTGGTTTTATTTATCAACAACCACAAAAGACTTTAACGAAACAAGAAAATCATTCGATGAATTGGGTGGTGATTTTACGCTGCAAAGCTATGCCGGACCTGTTTCGCTCTCTGATTATAAAGGCCAGGTCGTTGTCATGTACTTCGGCTATCTGTCTTGTGCAGAGGTATGCCCTAACTCTCTCGCGGTAATGACAAATGCATTTATGCGACTAGAGAAACAGGGATTTGATCAGGTGCAGGGCTTACTTGTAACAGTAGACCCTGCGCGTGATACAGTAGAAGATTTAAAGGAATATACCGACTACTTTCACGAGCGTATTACCGGTTTGACTGGCAGCGCTGCGCAAACTAAAGAAGTTGGTGGATTATATGGCGTTTATTATGATGACGAAAACCTTGAAGAGTCGTTCATGGAGTACTCTGTGGCGCATGCATCAAGATTTTACATCATAAACAAAGAAGGTGATTTAATTACCGCTATGAGCCATACAACAACGCCTAATGAACTTGCAGCTCAAATTAAGGAGCTTATGCTTTGAAATCTCCATTATTCATAGCTGGCCTTTTAATGGCAAGTACACAGGTTGTTGCTAAAAACTCGATTGAAACGATCATTGAAAAATATAATGTTAAACACTGTCATACCGAATTAAAGACTATGGCCAGAGACATTATAGGTTCAAAAAAGCATCGTTTATTGGTATCAAACCAAACTAACAAAAATGAACTTGAAACTTTGTTGGTAACGGGTGTGCTTGAATATAAAGACAGACAAAGTCATATTACTTTTTCTATGTCTCACAGTGGCGGACACTGTGAAGTGGCTTATAAAGAAAGCTTTGCTGTTAAAAACCCATGCATTGTGGTGCGTGAGGAAGTATTCAAAAAGTGGCAATTTAAAGGTAAATTAAACGACGAGACTCATGTTTTTTCTCATAAAAGAGATGAAAACTTTGTTGGCTATATGACCAGCACAAAAGACGGTTCATATTGTTTAGTTAGCCGTCAGAAAAAGACTTCTTAGTCTGTAATGTTTCAGTGCAGTAAACATTACTGCACTTTCTTACTCCCCTTCCCTTTTAGCGCGGTACAAAACGTTCTGCAAAGCACTTTATCAACATATTGGGTAGAGGGTACTTCTTATAAATCACCTCAAGATAGGCCTGCCATGCTTCCTCTTTGAGCTTTTTAATTTCATCAGCAGGTAATATTCCATCATAAATAGCAGAGAAGTCCTTTAAGAATTGTACATCGCGACGTCGACTGGTCTTAGCATACCCTTTACCAGCATAGTGAATAAAATCGGCTTCTAGATAGTCAGCATTACCAAACATATCCATATGATTAAATGTTTTATCAATTCCTTGATGTTTAAAACCATATTTATGCAAACAGTAATTAAAATAGCTTTGCTCATAAAAAGATATCTCATTACATAGATGCTGCAAATCCTCTAGATTAGTCATGGAGAATAACCCTGCTTCTTTAGAAGTCAGTATTACTCCAGCATTATAATAAGTAGACATCCCCTTCTCTGAGGGCCATTCTACTGAGCCCAACAAACCACAAATAAGCGAAATATCACCTCCGCGATCTTTTAATAAACCTTCATTGAGCCAATAAGTTGTATCCAAATCTTGGTGTGATTCAAAAATATCTTGCGCGTCAGGTCGAATGATAATGTCAGAATCGACGTAAAGTACTCTATCATACTCTTTTAATAACGCGCCAATCCTGAGCTTTTCGGTCCAAGCAGGAGAAGCATTAAACTTGGGGTTAACAATGTCTATTTTATAGTGTAGCTGATCCGAAACGATTAAATCAGCGCCAACCTTTTGTGCGTATAGTTTAAAACTATGAAGTGCGGCTTTATACATTGGGTTATCACCAATGGCCAAAGTAAAAATGGCTTTTTTCATTACTCTCCTTTGTCCAAAAGATTGCAAACATGCAATTATTTGAACGCTTTACCCAGTTAGAAAACCGCTAAGATTCTAGAAGATAAGCGCATATGTTACAAATATCTTTATATAATAATTCAAGCTATTGATATAGTTACCTTTTAATTGAAACATAAAAATAAATATTTCCTTGTGGGCATACTAATTTAAAAAAGCATTAGCAACCGAACTGAAATGACACTCTATATTGAAGCGAAATAGATGAAGCATGTACCAAGCTATCGTTTTATGTTTCTCTTTTATCAGTGATATTACTAAGCTCTATTTCTCGTAAAGCTTAGTAACTCTTCATCAAAGGTGCGTGCTATCGGCGATAGTAAGCTCACCATTTAATGACATTCTAACCATGTCTTCATTATATATTTCTAATTTGCCTGGCAACCCAACTAAGTATGTCATTTCTGGAGAAAACAACTCTACCCAATCATTGTTTTTATACTTTTGTATGGAGTGCTTTATCGTGCTCTCTTTTCCACGCTTGATAGATTGTTCATAATCTACATTTAAAATAACTCTATAAATCGGTCTGTTTTTCTCATCATAGTAGGTGATGTCAGCAGGCTGCTCATCTTTAAGTGTCATTTTCACTTTATACAAGGCTTCTGTGCCAACTTGAAGCTCAAATTCATATTTTAAATTAGGCTTAGATGTCTCATTTGCTGCCTGCGCACCGCCTAGAAAAAAGCAAAAAGATGTAATAAATAAGGTTAATTTGCACCAATTGTTAAGCATGAATTACTTCCTAGTTTTATTATATATATCTATGACATTTCACATGTATATTAACTAGCTTAAAATAAGCCATAAAATGTGAATAATTATGTAATGCTAGAACAGCAAGATATTAATAAACGGATGGAGGTAGTATGAATAACTAATAAGCACAGAGTTTTAAATATTAATAATAAATGTTATCTAAGCCTGAAGAGGAGGTTTGTCCCCCTCTTGGCCTTGTTTCCTAAATAGTTGAACTTCTGACCTTTTGCGTGATCAGATCAAAAAAACATAACGTAACTCAAGCCACCATGACAAAGAAAATTAAGAACTGGTCTGCCTATAACCGTGCGTTGATACAGCGTGGCAATATTGCTATTTGGCTCAGCGACGACGCTATTCAGCAATGGCAAACCGTAGAAAAACACGGTGGGCGTGGTCGTTCAAATAAATATACTGACTTTGCAATTGAAACTTGCCTGACACTTCGGTCTGTCTTTAATTTGCCACTTCGAGCACTTGAAGGGTTCGTTAATTCACTCCTCAATTTAATGGATGCACCTATTCATTCCCCTGGTTACAGCTGTTTGTGCAAGCGAGGAAAGACACTAGATGTTCAATATCGAACCAAGCCAACCACGCAGGGATTTATTGATATTGTTGTCGATAGCACCGGCCTAAAAGTCTATGGTAATGGCGAATGGCATACCCGAAAACACCGAGCCAACAAGCGTAGAACTTGGCGTAAATTGCATTTAGCGATAGATGCAGCCAGTCATGACATTGTCAGTGCAGAGCTATCAATGGTGAATGTATCGGATGGTGAAGTGTTAGGTGATTTACTGCGGTCATTACGGCGAAATGTTGACCGAGTTACAGGCGATGGAGCTTATGATACACGTGATTGCTATGATGAAATTGCGGCTAAAGGTGCCGTGGCACGGATCCCCCCAAGGGAAAATGCCCAATATTGGGAGAAAGGTCATCCGAGAAACAGCGCCATAATATTAATGCATCAACTTGGTTTAAAACACTGGAAGGAAAAATCTGGTTATCATGAGCGTTCGCTGGCTGAAACAGGCGTTTATCGTTTTATACAGCTTACGGGTGACAAATTAACAAGCCGCACCTTCAACAGCCAACACACAGAAGTAATGATTAAAGCCAAGGTGATCAACACGATGAACAGGCTAGGTATGCCTGAATATCAGTAAAAATGACAAGACAGCTAGGAAGAGCATATTTGATCAACAAGGCCCCCCCTCTTCATATACAATGGTATTTAGCCGCCAATATTAGTCGACACCTTATAGCTCATTTGAACATCTTCAACAAATTCGCTCATGCCAGGGCGTTTCAAAAATAGTGTGCGTGTATAGTTTGAGATTGCCCATATGACGCCCTCTCTATCGACATCAATATTATAAAATGAGCCAAATTTAACTAGATTGCCATTATTCAGTGTGTATACACTTTGCGGACCATCATTGCTGCCGTAAACACTCGCTACAACATACACTTGGCCGCCACCAACTGCGATGTCAACAAGCGAGCATAAATCGCCACAGGATACTTTTTGTTGTACCCACTTTACGCCATCATATTTAAACAACTTGTCACTTTCAGTGATGGCCCAAATAACACCACCTAGCGCAACATCAATTTTTTTAATTTTTTCGTTGCTAATGGCATAGTAACCTTCGAAACTATCACTGACATCATTGAACTTCTTCAAAGTACCATCGCCATTCACGCAGTATGCATGGTCAACTGTAAATGAGCTTACATCCTTTGCGCCCCAGCAGCCAACAACCGATTGCCAGTCATAATTTTGGTATCGATATGCATTGCCATTTTGTCCAACCGCAAAAGTCGCTCCTTCATAATATGCATACCCTTTGTCATCAGGTCCGGTGCCAAAATGATAGTGAAAATATCCACCTGCTGTTGCAATCGCCTTTTGACCATGTGGCAATGGCTTTTCACGCCAAAGCCCAGCTGAGTCATCTTTGTGCACCCAAGGCACACCTAAATGATCAATCGCGACACGCACAGGTGAATTTATTTCCGCTTCAGCTTGCGCGTTGTCTGATAGCGCCACGCCCAAAGTTGCAATCACAGCCAATGTTAAACTTGTAAGTTTCATTTCCTTATTCCTATGTTTAT
This genomic window from Pseudoalteromonas luteoviolacea contains:
- the cyoC gene encoding cytochrome o ubiquinol oxidase subunit III — protein: MSNDHVIANDAHDHHDDHEHHDTGGDTIFGFWIYIMSDCILFATLFATYAVLSGGFAGGPTPKELFDLNLVAVGTAFLLFSSFTFGMAMLQANQRKMKGMITWLVITLLLGLGFLGLEMYEFWHFSTLGATPQTSGYWSAFYALVATHGLHVFGGIIWMLVLFVHFKRDGFSEDNLVRLSCLSLFWHFLDIIWICVFSVVYLVGVM
- the cyoD gene encoding cytochrome o ubiquinol oxidase subunit IV, producing the protein MGHTNNEHGTGGASHGSVKEYTIGLLLSLVLTAIPFLVVMYDMASPAITLGIILVTAIAQLFVQLVFFLHMNSSSEQIWNTTSAAFIVLTVAIVVIGSIWIMEHLNHNMLMGH
- the cyoE gene encoding heme o synthase, translating into MLRSYLLITKPGIIFGNLITAVAGYVLAAKGNIDFVTFTAMIVGTVCIIASGCVFNNVIDRDIDQLMSRTKYRKPLLESISVNKALAYATLLGCIGFASLALYASMMSFYFGVLGFVVYVGLYTLYYKRKSIYGTFVGSISGACPPVMGYCAVNGQFDIGAAVILAIFCIWQIPHSYAIAIYRFKDYKDANIPVLPIVSGVEVARKHMIGFIVAFTVLALSLFTLNYVGAIFATLTFIIGLIWLLSTIFDFHRMDNHTWAKRVFILSLVAITSMSVLMSVDFAHIDPTTYVTAR
- a CDS encoding SCO family protein; this encodes MKQFKAAHLHWITSFLGIIGLIWFYLSTTTKDFNETRKSFDELGGDFTLQSYAGPVSLSDYKGQVVVMYFGYLSCAEVCPNSLAVMTNAFMRLEKQGFDQVQGLLVTVDPARDTVEDLKEYTDYFHERITGLTGSAAQTKEVGGLYGVYYDDENLEESFMEYSVAHASRFYIINKEGDLITAMSHTTTPNELAAQIKELML
- a CDS encoding glycosyltransferase family 8 protein, encoding MKKAIFTLAIGDNPMYKAALHSFKLYAQKVGADLIVSDQLHYKIDIVNPKFNASPAWTEKLRIGALLKEYDRVLYVDSDIIIRPDAQDIFESHQDLDTTYWLNEGLLKDRGGDISLICGLLGSVEWPSEKGMSTYYNAGVILTSKEAGLFSMTNLEDLQHLCNEISFYEQSYFNYCLHKYGFKHQGIDKTFNHMDMFGNADYLEADFIHYAGKGYAKTSRRRDVQFLKDFSAIYDGILPADEIKKLKEEAWQAYLEVIYKKYPLPNMLIKCFAERFVPR
- a CDS encoding IS5 family transposase; this translates as MTKKIKNWSAYNRALIQRGNIAIWLSDDAIQQWQTVEKHGGRGRSNKYTDFAIETCLTLRSVFNLPLRALEGFVNSLLNLMDAPIHSPGYSCLCKRGKTLDVQYRTKPTTQGFIDIVVDSTGLKVYGNGEWHTRKHRANKRRTWRKLHLAIDAASHDIVSAELSMVNVSDGEVLGDLLRSLRRNVDRVTGDGAYDTRDCYDEIAAKGAVARIPPRENAQYWEKGHPRNSAIILMHQLGLKHWKEKSGYHERSLAETGVYRFIQLTGDKLTSRTFNSQHTEVMIKAKVINTMNRLGMPEYQ